From a single Glycine soja cultivar W05 chromosome 19, ASM419377v2, whole genome shotgun sequence genomic region:
- the LOC114398097 gene encoding membrane steroid-binding protein 2-like: MGLYTSVMEEISFYTGLSPAAFFTILAMMVVVYRTVSGMFVSPEDYNKPPVVSARANSRLDESEPPREPVQLGEITDRELRAYDGSDPSKPLLMAIKGQIYDVSNGRNFYGPGGPYAMFAGKECSRALALLSFKPDDINGNLEGLGEEELTILEDWEFKFIEKYPKVGQLIAEQRTRQNEFKEQTQDNLDNPNECKEEEK; encoded by the exons ATGGGTTTATACACGAGCGTGATGGAAGAGATAAGTTTTTACACAGGGCTATCTCCCGCTGCGTTTTTCACCATTTTGGCTATGATGGTCGTCGTTTACAGAACCGTGAGCGGCATGTTTGTGTCCCCCGAAGACTACAACAAGCCCCCCGTCGTTTCGGCCCGAGCCAATTCCCGGTTAGACGAGTCCGAGCCGCCGCGCGAACCGGTCCAATTGGGCGAAATAACGGACCGGGAATTGCGAGCCTACGATGGCTCCGACCCCAGCAAACCCCTCCTGATGGCAATCAAAGGCCAGATCTATGACGTGTCCAATGGCAG GAATTTTTATGGTCCCGGAGGACCATATGCAATGTTTGCAGGAAAGGAATGTAGCAGAGCCCTTGCACTCCTGTCTTTTAAACCTGATGACATTAATGGGAACCTCGAAGGTTTAGGTGAGGAAGAGCTTACAATTTTAGAGGACTGGGAATTTAAATTCATAGAAAAGTATCCGAAAGTTGGCCAGCTCATTGCAGAACAAAGAACTCGGCAAAATGAGTTCAAAGAACAAACTCAAGACAATTTGGACAACCCTAATGAATGCAAGGAGGAAGAAAAATAG